Proteins from one Lepidochelys kempii isolate rLepKem1 chromosome 6, rLepKem1.hap2, whole genome shotgun sequence genomic window:
- the FADD gene encoding FAS-associated death domain protein, whose protein sequence is MDPFLSLLHSFSMSLSDHDLSSLKFLCLDKIGKRKLESVKTGIDLFLILLEQREIAKEKVDFLQLMIKTIKREDLIIQLQEFIEGGQGDVVNHLDETEKRQQNVAFEVICDNVGKNWKMLVRRLGISDTKIDRILTASPYNLQEQLMQSLREWQKWKGKEAKVADLIKALRDCKMNLVADKVENELLQREN, encoded by the exons ATGGACCCATTTTTGTCTCTCTTGCATTCATTTTCCATGAGTTTATCTGACCATGATCTCTCTTCCCTTAAATTTCTGTGCCTGGACAAAATTGGCAAAAGGAAGCTTGAGTCCGTCAAAACTGGTATTGATCtcttcctcatcctccttgaACAGCGGGAGATTGCAAAAGAGAAGGTAGATTTTCTCCAGCTTATGATCAAAACCATTAAAAGAGAAGATCTGATAATCCAACTACAGGAGTTCATAGAAGGTGGACAAGGTGATGTTGTCAACCATCTAGATGAGACAGAAAAAC gtCAGCAGAATGTAGCTTTTGAAGTTATATGTGACAATGTTGGGAAGAACTGGAAAATGCTAGTTCGAAGATTAGGAATTTCTGATACAAAAATTGACAGAATTCTAACAGCCAGTCCTTATAACTTGCAAGAACAATTGATGCAGTCACTTCGAGAGTGGCAGAAATGGAAGGGAAAGGAAGCTAAGGTTGCTGACTTAATAAAAGCCCTTCGGGATTGCAAAATGAACTTGGTAGCAGACAAAGTCGAAAATGAACTTTTACAACGGGAGAACTAA